In a genomic window of Lacrimispora sp. BS-2:
- the pheS gene encoding phenylalanine--tRNA ligase subunit alpha, with amino-acid sequence MKDQLEKIKQEALRQIEASDALEKLNDIKVAYLGKKGELTSVLKSMKDVAPEDRPKVGQMVNDARTLIEGKLEEAMSALQKKAREEQLKKEVIDVTLPGRRNKVGHTHPNTIALEEVERIFIGMGYEVIEGPEVEYDSYNFEKLNIPKNHPARDEQDTFYISDNIVLRSQTSPVQVRTMEKGKLPIRMLAPGRVFRSDEVDATHSPSFHQIEGLVIDKNITFADLKGTLAEFARELFGLDTKVKFRPHHFPFTEPSAEMDVTCFKCGGKGCRFCKGSGWIEILGCGMVHPNVLTMSGIDPNEYTGFAFGVGLERIALLKYEIDDMRLLYENDIRFLKQF; translated from the coding sequence ATGAAGGACCAATTGGAGAAAATCAAACAGGAAGCATTAAGGCAGATTGAAGCTTCCGATGCGCTGGAAAAACTGAACGACATTAAGGTCGCCTATCTTGGAAAAAAGGGTGAGCTGACCAGTGTATTAAAGAGTATGAAGGATGTTGCTCCGGAAGACAGACCAAAGGTGGGGCAGATGGTAAATGATGCCCGGACCCTGATCGAGGGAAAATTAGAGGAGGCCATGTCCGCCCTGCAAAAAAAAGCCAGAGAAGAACAGCTGAAAAAAGAAGTGATTGATGTGACCCTTCCCGGCAGACGAAATAAAGTAGGCCACACCCATCCCAATACCATTGCACTGGAAGAGGTTGAAAGAATTTTCATTGGCATGGGATATGAGGTCATTGAAGGACCGGAGGTGGAATACGACTCCTATAACTTTGAAAAATTAAATATACCCAAGAATCATCCGGCAAGAGATGAACAGGATACCTTTTATATCAGCGACAACATCGTATTAAGAAGCCAGACCTCACCGGTTCAGGTAAGGACCATGGAAAAGGGCAAGCTGCCGATCCGCATGCTGGCTCCCGGCCGTGTATTCCGGTCAGATGAGGTGGATGCAACCCATTCTCCCTCCTTCCACCAGATTGAAGGACTTGTGATTGATAAAAATATCACATTTGCAGATTTAAAGGGAACCCTTGCAGAGTTTGCAAGAGAGCTTTTTGGCCTGGATACAAAGGTGAAATTCCGTCCACACCATTTTCCATTTACAGAACCAAGTGCGGAGATGGATGTTACCTGCTTTAAATGCGGAGGAAAAGGCTGCCGTTTCTGCAAAGGTTCTGGCTGGATTGAGATTCTTGGCTGCGGCATGGTCCATCCGAATGTGCTTACAATGAGCGGTATTGATCCAAATGAATATACCGGCTTTGCTTTTGGCGTTGGGTTGGAGCGGATTGCCCTGTTAAAATATGAAATTGATGACATGAGATTATTATATGAAAACGACATCAGATTCTTAAAGCAGTTTTAA
- the pheT gene encoding phenylalanine--tRNA ligase subunit beta yields MNTPLSWIKAYVPDLDVMAQEYTDAMTLTGTKVEGYVDLDKNLEKIVVGQILSIERHPDADKLIICQVNVGAETVQIVTGASNVKTGDKIPVVLDGGKVAGGHDGGPLPEEGIKIKKGKLRGIESCGMMCSIEELGFSSEMYPDAPESGIYILPEDTETGADAIEVLGLRDSVFEYEITSNRVDCYSVIGIAREAAATFHKTFVPPVVTATGNSEDIHNYLKVSVEDSSLCPRYCARMVKNIKLAPSPVWMQRRLAACGVRPINNIVDITNYVMEEYGQPMHAFDYDLLANYEIIVKRAKEGDTFQTLDGQERKLDSTILMINDGEKAVGIAGIMGGENSKITDEVNTMVFESACFDGTNIRLSSKKVGLRTDASGKFEKGLDPNNAEEAINRACQLIEELGAGEVVGGMIDIYPSRREGKRLPFEPEKMNRLLGTEIEPETMLGYFKKLDLGYDEGAGEILIPTFRQDLGCMADLAEEVARFFGYDKIPVSLPTGEATTGKLSYKLRIEEAAREVAEFCGFSQGMTYSFESPKVFDRLLIPDDSPLRVTVNILNPLGEDFSVMRTSPLHGMLNSLSTNYNRRNKNVRLYELANIYLPKALPLTELPDERMQFTLGFYGDGDFFDMKGVVEEFFDKTGMHKKPHYDPKGGKTFLHPGRQADIIYDGVTIGYLGEVHPEVADNYKIGERAYVAVIDMPSMIPFTSFDRKYTGIAKYPAVTRDISMVVPKEILVGQIEEIIDQRGGKILESYELFDIYEGTQILSGYKSVAYSITFRAGDHTLEEQEVLAVMKKILNGLQGLGIELRA; encoded by the coding sequence ATGAATACACCATTATCATGGATTAAAGCATACGTTCCGGATTTAGACGTAATGGCCCAGGAATATACAGATGCAATGACGCTTACCGGAACAAAGGTTGAGGGCTATGTAGACCTGGATAAAAACTTAGAGAAAATTGTAGTTGGACAGATATTATCCATAGAGCGTCATCCGGATGCGGATAAGTTAATCATCTGTCAGGTCAATGTTGGAGCGGAAACCGTACAGATCGTCACTGGCGCATCCAATGTAAAGACCGGAGATAAGATTCCTGTGGTATTAGATGGGGGAAAGGTGGCAGGAGGCCATGACGGCGGTCCTCTTCCGGAAGAAGGAATTAAGATCAAAAAGGGGAAGCTTAGAGGGATCGAATCCTGCGGAATGATGTGTTCCATTGAAGAACTGGGATTTTCCAGTGAAATGTATCCGGATGCTCCGGAAAGCGGAATTTACATTTTGCCTGAGGATACGGAAACAGGTGCTGATGCCATTGAGGTGCTGGGCCTCCGTGATTCCGTATTTGAATACGAAATCACCTCAAACCGTGTGGACTGCTACAGTGTAATAGGAATTGCAAGAGAAGCGGCTGCAACCTTTCATAAGACCTTTGTACCTCCGGTGGTAACGGCTACAGGCAACAGCGAGGATATCCATAACTATCTGAAGGTATCCGTAGAGGACAGCAGCCTTTGTCCCCGCTACTGCGCAAGAATGGTAAAAAATATCAAGCTCGCTCCTTCCCCGGTCTGGATGCAGAGACGCCTTGCCGCATGCGGAGTCCGCCCCATTAATAATATCGTGGACATTACAAATTATGTGATGGAAGAGTACGGACAGCCAATGCATGCCTTTGATTATGACCTGCTTGCAAATTATGAGATCATTGTAAAACGCGCGAAAGAAGGCGACACCTTCCAGACCCTTGACGGACAGGAAAGAAAGCTGGACAGCACCATTCTCATGATCAACGATGGGGAAAAGGCGGTAGGAATCGCCGGTATCATGGGAGGAGAGAACTCCAAGATCACCGATGAGGTGAATACCATGGTGTTTGAAAGTGCCTGCTTTGATGGAACCAATATCCGGCTTTCTTCCAAAAAAGTTGGATTAAGGACCGATGCTTCCGGCAAGTTTGAAAAAGGGCTTGACCCAAACAACGCCGAAGAAGCGATTAACCGCGCCTGTCAGCTGATTGAAGAGCTGGGAGCAGGAGAAGTCGTAGGCGGCATGATCGACATCTATCCGTCCAGGCGGGAAGGAAAAAGACTTCCCTTTGAGCCGGAAAAGATGAACAGACTTCTGGGAACTGAGATCGAACCGGAAACAATGCTTGGATACTTTAAAAAGCTGGATTTGGGATATGATGAAGGGGCAGGTGAAATCCTCATTCCTACCTTCCGCCAGGATTTAGGCTGTATGGCAGATCTGGCTGAGGAAGTTGCCAGATTCTTTGGATATGACAAGATCCCCGTATCCCTGCCCACAGGTGAGGCGACCACCGGCAAACTGTCCTATAAATTAAGAATAGAAGAGGCAGCCAGAGAAGTGGCGGAGTTCTGTGGATTTTCCCAGGGAATGACCTATTCCTTTGAAAGCCCCAAGGTATTTGACCGGCTGCTGATTCCGGATGACAGTCCTCTTCGTGTGACGGTGAATATATTAAATCCTTTGGGAGAGGATTTCAGCGTTATGAGGACCTCCCCTCTTCATGGAATGTTAAACTCTTTATCCACTAACTACAACCGCCGGAATAAGAATGTCCGCCTTTATGAGCTGGCCAATATTTATCTTCCAAAGGCGCTTCCATTAACAGAGCTTCCTGATGAAAGAATGCAGTTTACCCTGGGCTTTTATGGGGATGGGGATTTCTTTGATATGAAGGGCGTTGTTGAAGAATTCTTCGATAAGACGGGAATGCACAAAAAGCCTCATTATGATCCAAAGGGCGGAAAAACATTCCTTCATCCAGGGAGACAGGCAGATATTATTTATGATGGAGTGACCATCGGATATCTGGGAGAGGTTCATCCGGAGGTGGCTGACAACTATAAGATCGGGGAACGGGCCTATGTGGCTGTGATCGATATGCCATCCATGATCCCGTTTACAAGTTTTGACCGGAAATACACCGGAATTGCAAAATATCCGGCTGTTACCAGGGATATCAGCATGGTGGTTCCAAAGGAAATTCTGGTTGGACAGATCGAAGAGATCATCGATCAGCGTGGCGGAAAGATATTGGAAAGCTATGAGCTTTTCGATATTTATGAAGGAACCCAGATTTTATCTGGATATAAGTCTGTTGCCTATTCCATCACCTTCCGCGCAGGTGATCATACCCTGGAGGAGCAGGAGGTTCTTGCTGTTATGAAAAAAATCCTTAACGGATTACAGGGACTGGGAATTGAACTTCGGGCATAA
- a CDS encoding ABC transporter ATP-binding protein — MDINRYKFTVKRILGSIGRYKWGVAASLACAFVTVLLTLYVPILTGRAIDCIVGAGAVDFAGMWLILKQIGVIIAITAAAQWLMSHINNLITYRVVKDIRTQAFNKLEILPLKYIDSHSHGDIINRIIADIDQFSDGLLMGFTQLFTGVLTILGTLFFMFSMNSAITVVVVLVTPVSLFAASFIARKTFRMFKMQSQTRGELTSLVEEMLGNQKVVQAFAHEADAQEKFEDINEDLRVWSLKATFFSSITNPATRFVNSLVYASVGIAGAFAAVKGLLSIGQLSCFLSYANQYTKPFNEISGVITELQNALASATRVFDLIDEEPQIPEEPDAAVLCNAKGEVSLEHVYFSYNPDIQLIENMNLKVRPGQRVAIVGPTGCGKSTVINLLMRFYDVDSGSIRVDGTDVRHMTRQSLRTSYGMVLQETWLKSGTIRENIAYGRPDAAEEEIILAAKEAHAHGFIRRMPEGYDTVITEDGGNLSQGQKQLLCIARVMLCLPPMLILDEATSSIDTRTEIKIQKAFGKMMEGRTSFIVAHRLSTIKEADVILVMRDGHIIEQGTHDSLISQNGFYAQLYNSQFAV; from the coding sequence ATGGACATAAATAGATACAAATTCACTGTCAAACGGATCCTTGGCTCCATTGGCCGTTATAAATGGGGAGTTGCTGCCTCCCTGGCCTGTGCTTTTGTCACGGTCCTGCTGACCTTGTACGTTCCCATCCTCACAGGCAGGGCCATTGACTGTATTGTGGGAGCAGGAGCAGTTGATTTTGCCGGTATGTGGTTGATTTTAAAGCAAATCGGAGTCATCATAGCAATAACAGCGGCAGCCCAGTGGCTTATGAGCCATATCAACAATCTGATTACCTACCGGGTGGTAAAGGATATCAGGACCCAGGCATTTAATAAGCTGGAGATCCTTCCTTTAAAATATATTGACTCCCATTCTCACGGAGATATTATAAACAGGATCATTGCGGATATCGATCAGTTCTCCGACGGGTTGTTAATGGGCTTTACCCAGCTCTTCACCGGAGTCCTCACTATTTTGGGAACATTGTTTTTCATGTTTTCCATGAATTCTGCCATAACGGTTGTGGTAGTGCTGGTAACGCCGGTTTCCCTATTTGCAGCCAGTTTTATTGCAAGAAAGACCTTCCGCATGTTCAAGATGCAGTCACAGACCAGAGGAGAGCTGACTTCTCTTGTGGAAGAGATGCTGGGAAATCAGAAGGTGGTGCAGGCTTTTGCCCATGAAGCCGATGCACAGGAGAAATTTGAAGATATCAATGAGGATTTGCGTGTCTGGAGCCTGAAAGCCACTTTCTTTTCATCCATTACCAATCCGGCGACCCGCTTTGTGAACAGCCTTGTTTATGCCAGCGTTGGAATTGCCGGTGCCTTTGCGGCTGTAAAGGGGCTTTTATCCATAGGACAGCTTTCCTGCTTTTTAAGCTATGCCAATCAATATACAAAGCCGTTTAATGAAATATCAGGAGTGATTACAGAGCTTCAAAACGCCCTTGCTTCTGCAACTCGTGTATTTGATCTGATCGACGAAGAGCCTCAAATCCCGGAGGAGCCTGACGCAGCAGTGCTCTGCAATGCAAAGGGAGAGGTATCCCTGGAGCATGTGTACTTTTCCTATAATCCGGATATCCAATTAATTGAGAATATGAATCTAAAGGTGCGGCCGGGACAGAGAGTTGCCATTGTAGGCCCCACCGGCTGCGGAAAAAGTACGGTGATCAATCTCCTCATGCGCTTTTATGATGTGGATTCCGGTTCTATCCGGGTGGATGGGACAGATGTGCGTCATATGACCAGACAAAGCTTAAGAACCAGTTACGGCATGGTGCTCCAGGAAACCTGGTTAAAGTCAGGGACAATTCGTGAAAATATCGCATACGGAAGGCCGGATGCGGCTGAGGAGGAGATCATTCTTGCAGCAAAGGAGGCTCATGCCCATGGCTTTATCAGGCGCATGCCGGAAGGATATGATACTGTCATAACGGAAGACGGAGGAAACTTATCCCAGGGCCAGAAGCAGCTTTTATGCATTGCAAGAGTCATGCTGTGTCTTCCGCCCATGCTGATCCTTGATGAAGCCACTTCTTCCATTGATACCAGAACCGAGATAAAAATACAGAAGGCTTTTGGAAAAATGATGGAGGGGCGTACCAGCTTTATTGTCGCCCACCGGCTTTCAACCATAAAAGAAGCGGATGTGATACTGGTCATGCGGGATGGCCACATCATTGAGCAGGGAACTCATGACAGTCTCATTTCCCAAAATGGATTTTATGCCCAGCTATATAACAGCCAATTTGCTGTGTAA
- the secG gene encoding preprotein translocase subunit SecG, whose protein sequence is MIRIILSIIFVIICVALSAIVLLQEGKSQGLGSIGGMADTYWGRNKGRSMEGKLEKFTKYGAVLFFILALVLNLNIL, encoded by the coding sequence GTGATCAGGATTATTTTATCAATCATATTTGTTATCATATGTGTTGCTTTATCAGCAATAGTCCTTTTACAGGAAGGAAAGAGTCAGGGCCTGGGTTCTATCGGCGGTATGGCAGATACCTACTGGGGCAGAAATAAAGGCCGTTCCATGGAAGGAAAACTGGAAAAATTCACAAAATACGGAGCAGTCCTGTTTTTCATTCTGGCACTGGTACTGAATCTGAATATACTGTAA
- the eno gene encoding phosphopyruvate hydratase (catalyzes the formation of phosphoenolpyruvate from 2-phospho-D-glycerate in glycolysis), whose amino-acid sequence MLNGLDIIEITGRNVRDSWGYPGVEAEVILENGAHGRAAVSLGNTGRAEEQARLVNDWLSEIILFEDASDQGKIDRMLSQAAEETRAEEDGNQGVLALSMAVARAAGAGLCLPLYRYLGGTSAPVMPVPMMSMISGGDGDKGLDFHEIMIVPQGANSYSEGLRMGVEIYQTLKRLLSMSGFSTSTGDGGGFEPNMKNSEEALHYLMDAFMLTGYKPGEDVLVAINAEADRLYVKEDGTYCFSKESRKGGITINRSQKDMLAYYLRLADGFPICAVMNGLWKGDLEGREQMMKLLEHRTLLVSDDFAASNATVIRMEQAGTVTGALEMVEKARKAGHKVIIASDVQDTEESFLADMAAAVHADYVKSGAPCRGECTAKYNELLRIEEFYRKTWRAVMECSG is encoded by the coding sequence ATGTTAAACGGCCTTGATATTATAGAAATAACTGGAAGAAATGTTCGGGATTCCTGGGGATACCCGGGAGTAGAAGCTGAGGTGATCCTGGAAAACGGTGCCCATGGAAGGGCGGCGGTTTCCCTGGGAAACACCGGAAGGGCAGAGGAGCAGGCGAGGCTGGTCAATGACTGGCTTTCGGAGATCATATTGTTTGAGGATGCATCAGACCAGGGAAAAATAGACCGGATGCTTTCCCAGGCGGCAGAGGAAACAAGAGCAGAAGAAGACGGAAATCAGGGAGTTCTGGCTTTATCCATGGCAGTTGCAAGGGCAGCCGGTGCAGGACTTTGTCTTCCCCTTTACCGTTATCTGGGCGGAACCTCGGCTCCTGTGATGCCGGTTCCCATGATGAGCATGATAAGCGGAGGAGACGGGGATAAGGGTCTGGATTTTCATGAGATCATGATCGTGCCTCAGGGAGCAAATTCCTATTCGGAAGGACTGCGCATGGGAGTGGAGATTTATCAGACATTAAAAAGGCTTTTATCCATGAGCGGCTTTAGCACCTCCACAGGAGATGGGGGCGGCTTTGAACCGAATATGAAAAATTCAGAGGAAGCACTGCATTATTTAATGGATGCCTTTATGCTTACCGGATATAAGCCGGGAGAAGATGTGCTGGTGGCCATCAATGCAGAAGCAGACCGGTTGTACGTAAAGGAGGACGGTACCTACTGTTTTTCAAAGGAAAGCAGGAAGGGCGGAATCACCATAAACAGGTCACAAAAGGATATGCTCGCCTATTATCTGAGGCTGGCGGACGGATTTCCCATCTGTGCGGTCATGAACGGTCTTTGGAAAGGAGATCTGGAGGGAAGGGAGCAAATGATGAAGCTCCTGGAGCACCGCACCCTTCTGGTTTCCGATGATTTTGCTGCGTCCAACGCCACGGTCATTCGGATGGAACAGGCGGGGACCGTTACCGGGGCACTTGAAATGGTGGAAAAGGCAAGAAAAGCCGGACATAAGGTGATTATTGCCAGCGATGTGCAGGATACGGAAGAGTCTTTCCTTGCAGACATGGCGGCGGCTGTACATGCCGATTATGTAAAGAGCGGCGCACCGTGCAGAGGGGAATGCACAGCAAAATACAATGAACTTCTGCGCATTGAAGAATTTTACAGGAAAACCTGGCGGGCAGTCATGGAATGTTCCGGCTGA